The following coding sequences are from one Kwoniella dendrophila CBS 6074 chromosome 8, complete sequence window:
- a CDS encoding V-type ATPase, G subunit, with the protein MAANSQGIQTLLEAEKEAAKVVQKARQYRVQKLKDARSEAAKEIEAYRAQKEEEFKKFEKDHTSQTSSSQSSIDSSTTTQLSDLDKAVEKNKGDVIKKIVDRVLQSEPKLHQNLKKLEA; encoded by the exons ATG GCCGCTAATTCTCAAGGTATTCAAACCCTTCTCGAAGCAGAGAAAGAGGCTGCAAAGGTAGTGCAAAAAGCTAGACAAT ACCGAGTGCAAAAGCTCAAAGACGCTAGATCAGAAGCTGCCAAGGAGATTGAGGCGTACCGTGCTCAAAAGGAGGAAGAGTTCAAGAAATTCGAGAAAGAC CATACATcacaaacatcatcatcgcaatcatcaattgatagTTCGACTACAACTcaattatcagatttagataaagctgtagaaaagaataaaggAGATGTTATTAAAAAAATCGTTGATAGAGTATTACAatctgaacctaaattacatcaaaatttgaagaaattagaagctTAA